Proteins from one bacterium genomic window:
- a CDS encoding carbohydrate ABC transporter permease: protein MLSALKAKLFRLARYSVLIALAISMLLPFWWMVSTSLMTDTEVFHYPPRLLPHAPRWQNYPEAMALQPFGRFFLNTILITSFSVAGQLLFCSMAAYAFARLRFRWRDRLFALYLATMMVPAIVTLIPAFLLIVAVGWMNTYAALITPGLSSVWGIFLLRQFFLTIPQELEEAARLDGAGEFAIYARVILPLSTPALATLAIFAFMNSWKDFLWPLIVTNQTEMRPVELGIAAFSTIYALDWTHQMAAAVIVMLPIVLVFFFAQRYFVKGITLTGMKG from the coding sequence ATGCTTAGCGCCCTGAAAGCAAAACTCTTCCGGCTCGCGCGCTACTCCGTTTTGATCGCGCTCGCTATTTCCATGCTGCTACCGTTTTGGTGGATGGTCTCGACCTCGCTGATGACGGACACGGAGGTGTTTCATTATCCGCCGCGCCTGTTGCCGCACGCGCCGCGCTGGCAAAACTATCCCGAGGCCATGGCGCTGCAGCCGTTTGGCCGGTTTTTTCTGAACACCATCCTCATCACGAGTTTTTCAGTGGCCGGGCAATTGCTGTTCTGCTCGATGGCGGCCTACGCCTTTGCCCGCCTGCGCTTCAGGTGGCGCGACCGCCTCTTTGCCCTGTATCTCGCCACCATGATGGTGCCGGCGATCGTCACGCTGATTCCGGCCTTTTTGCTCATCGTTGCCGTTGGCTGGATGAACACCTACGCGGCCTTGATCACGCCGGGCTTGTCGAGCGTCTGGGGCATTTTCCTGTTGCGGCAATTTTTCCTGACCATTCCCCAAGAGTTGGAAGAGGCGGCGCGCCTAGATGGCGCCGGTGAATTTGCTATCTATGCCCGCGTCATTCTGCCGCTCTCCACGCCGGCACTCGCGACGCTCGCCATTTTCGCTTTCATGAACAGTTGGAAGGATTTTCTCTGGCCGCTGATCGTCACCAATCAAACCGAGATGCGGCCGGTGGAGCTGGGCATCGCGGCGTTCAGTACGATCTACGCGCTCGATTGGACGCATCAAATGGCGGCGGCGGTGATCGTGATGCTGCCCATCGTGCTCGTCTTCTTCTTCGCGCAGCGCTATTTTGTGAAAGGCATCACGCTGACGGGAATGAAGGGGTAA